Genomic DNA from Mycobacterium stomatepiae:
CCTTGCGGGCGCCCATGGTCACGAGTTTGGCTGCCAGAGTTGAGGATCGCGCCAGCATGTCGGCGTAGCCGGCTGATTCTTGGGGTGTCACGACGGCGGTCTTGGTCGGCCGGCGGCGGGCAAGCTCGGCCAACAGTTTCGGGACCGTTTCACTCGTTCCAAGCGGCGCGTCGCCGGTACTCACCGGATTCATCAGGCCGGGCGTGGGAGTCCCAGTCCCCGTTGGGCGATGATTGAGCGCTGTATCTCGCTGGTGCCGCCATAGATGGTGGTGGGCTGGGCATGTCTGATCGCACGGTCGAGTTGGCCGCCGTGGCCGGTGTCGTCGGCACGTAGGCCATCGGGGGCGAGCATGGCCAGGTCGTCGGCCATCCGCACCAGCGACTCGGAGGAGAACAGCTTGGCCATCGATCCCTCGACGCCGGGCAGCACCCCCTTGGCCGACAGCCAAACACTGCGGTGGCCGAGCAGGCGGGTGACGCGGGCTTCGGTGGCGGCTCGGGCGAGACGGGCAGCGACCGACGGGTCATCGAGCAGCAACCCTCCGTCAGCGGCTCTGGCAGTTGCAGCCCAGCGCTCGGCGGCCGCGACGAGGCGGCGGTGCTCGCCGCCGGTGGCATTGGTGCGTTCCAGCGTCAGTGCCACGGTCATGGTCTCCCATCCCCCGTTGAGCGCACCTATGCGCGCGGAATCATGGACGCGGACATCGTCGTAAAACGTCGCGTTGGTCCGCTCCCCCGACATCGTCATGACCGGCTGGATCGTGACGCCAGGCTGATCGAGCGGTACCAGAAAAGTGGTGAGCCCCTTGTGTTTCGGCACATTGGGATCGGTGCGTGCCAGCAGGAAGACGTAATCGGCGACATGGGCATTGGTGGTGAACATCTTCTGGCCGTTGATGCGCCACTCGTCGCCCTCACCGACGGCGCGGGTGGCCGCGGCAGCGACGTCGGAACCGCACTCGGGCTCGGTGAAGCCGAGAACGATCAGGATTTCGCCGCCCAGCGCTTTGGGCAAGATCTGCGCTTTCTGATCCGGGGTTCCGAGCTCACGGATGACCCCGGCGATCATCATGGTGGTGACTGCGCCGTACATCGGGGCGCCTGCGTCGGCGAGTTCCTCCTGGAAGGCCAACACATCGAGGGGGTCGAGTCCGCGACCGCCGAATTCGACCGGCCAGCCGGGAGCCAACCAGCCGCGCCGGGCCAGTGCGCGGTGAAAGTCCCAGTGATGAAACGTCCCGGTCCGGTGGACCTCGTCGAGCCGGTCGGCCATCAGCTCCTCGGCCAGCAGTGAGCGCGCCTGCTCTTTGTATTCCAGGCTGGTGGGCCCGAAGTCGAAGTTCACGACGGCACCTCGTCACGGTAGCGGTATCGGGCGACGCGACGGTAGGCCGCATCGGAGCCGCCGAAGACACCGGCCCAACCGCGCGCCCGACGGAAATACAGTTGGGCGTCGTACTCGAGCATGACGCCGTATCCGCCGAGGGTGTGCACACCCCAGTAAGTGGACAGCCGGGCAACGTCGGCGGCGAAAGCGAAGGCCATGCACTGCC
This window encodes:
- a CDS encoding acyl-CoA dehydrogenase family protein; the encoded protein is MNFDFGPTSLEYKEQARSLLAEELMADRLDEVHRTGTFHHWDFHRALARRGWLAPGWPVEFGGRGLDPLDVLAFQEELADAGAPMYGAVTTMMIAGVIRELGTPDQKAQILPKALGGEILIVLGFTEPECGSDVAAAATRAVGEGDEWRINGQKMFTTNAHVADYVFLLARTDPNVPKHKGLTTFLVPLDQPGVTIQPVMTMSGERTNATFYDDVRVHDSARIGALNGGWETMTVALTLERTNATGGEHRRLVAAAERWAATARAADGGLLLDDPSVAARLARAATEARVTRLLGHRSVWLSAKGVLPGVEGSMAKLFSSESLVRMADDLAMLAPDGLRADDTGHGGQLDRAIRHAQPTTIYGGTSEIQRSIIAQRGLGLPRPA